A region of Fimbriimonadaceae bacterium DNA encodes the following proteins:
- the ubiE_2 gene encoding Ubiquinone/menaquinone biosynthesis C-methyltransferase UbiE yields the protein MELSDHARKNREAWTSWSKDFEEPGRRCWASDAITWGIWNLPEEDIQALGDPSWFRGKDVLELGCGTAYFSAWFAKLGARPVGLDITPAQLERARAFQGEFGIAFPLIEASAEHVPLVSGSFDVVFSEYGASIWCDPDLWIPEAVRLLRPGGKLIFLVNGFLSMLCSPDTGVATDVLVRDWFGDKRFQFDAESVEFHLSYDRMIQLLRRQGMVIENLICLRAPAADQEMRFDYITQDWSRRWPSEEIWSASKPR from the coding sequence GTGGAGCTTTCCGACCACGCAAGAAAGAACCGCGAGGCCTGGACAAGCTGGAGCAAGGACTTCGAAGAGCCGGGCCGCCGCTGTTGGGCGAGTGACGCGATCACTTGGGGAATCTGGAACCTGCCCGAAGAAGACATTCAAGCGTTGGGGGACCCCTCTTGGTTTCGCGGCAAGGACGTGCTTGAGCTTGGCTGCGGTACGGCCTACTTCTCCGCGTGGTTCGCAAAGCTCGGGGCAAGGCCGGTCGGTTTGGACATCACACCGGCGCAGCTAGAAAGGGCCAGAGCTTTTCAAGGAGAATTTGGGATCGCCTTTCCCCTCATCGAGGCATCGGCTGAGCACGTGCCCCTCGTATCCGGGAGCTTCGACGTGGTGTTCAGCGAGTATGGTGCCTCGATTTGGTGCGATCCGGATCTGTGGATCCCCGAGGCCGTGCGCCTCTTGCGGCCAGGGGGGAAGCTGATCTTCCTCGTCAACGGATTCCTTTCGATGCTTTGCAGCCCCGATACGGGGGTCGCAACGGACGTCCTGGTTCGGGATTGGTTCGGAGACAAGCGGTTTCAGTTCGACGCGGAGAGCGTCGAGTTTCATCTCTCGTACGACCGGATGATCCAGCTCCTGCGTCGGCAGGGCATGGTCATCGAGAACCTAATCTGCCTGCGTGCGCCAGCGGCCGATCAGGAGATGCGGTTCGACTACATCACGCAGGACTGGTCTCGCCGCTGGCCCAGCGAAGAGATTTGGTCCGCGTCCAAGCCGCGATAG
- the sdhA gene encoding Succinate dehydrogenase flavoprotein subunit translates to MTAFRTFTYDVIVVGAGGAGLRAAIEASAAGVKVGVICKSLLGKAHTVMAEGGVAAAIGNVDDRDNWKVHFSDTMRGGQYLNNPHMAEIHAKEAPARVLELEAWGALFDRTKDGRILQRNFGGHKYPRLAHVGDRTGLEMIRTLQDHGIHQGIDFHMECTVTSLLVSNGAVCGAFGYFREHGQFAVFRAKAIVLATGGIGKAFAITSNSWEYTADGHALAYHAGAELMDMEFVQFHPTGMVWPPSVRGILVTEGVRGEGGVLRNKDGKRFMFDDIPENYRNQTAKDEDEGWRYVTGDKNANRPPELLTRDHVARCINREVKEGRGSPHGGVFLDISWIKAKVPNGEEHIKRKLPGMYHQFKELAGVDITKEPMEVGPTCHYIMGGVRVDPFTQMSTVPGLFAAGECAAGLHGANRLGGNSLSDLLVFGKRAGEHAAAFAKSDSTPVDESEIQHQIASAAGEAESPFGRPASDDNAFKVQRDLQQVMQQHVGIVRSEDDMAAALPHLETLRSRADAVPVEGNRDFNPGWHTALDLGNLLTISEAITRSALSRKESRGGHFREDHPGKSEAEGKENTIVVRGSNGEMVVRKVPCVEQTDEQKAVIQEMG, encoded by the coding sequence ATGACGGCATTCCGAACCTTCACGTACGACGTGATCGTCGTCGGCGCGGGCGGGGCCGGTCTCCGCGCTGCCATCGAAGCTTCAGCAGCCGGCGTCAAGGTCGGCGTCATCTGCAAGTCTCTGCTCGGAAAGGCCCATACCGTGATGGCGGAAGGCGGAGTCGCAGCTGCGATCGGCAACGTGGATGACCGCGATAACTGGAAAGTCCACTTCAGCGATACCATGCGGGGCGGGCAGTATCTGAACAACCCCCACATGGCGGAGATCCATGCCAAAGAGGCGCCGGCGCGCGTCCTCGAGCTGGAAGCCTGGGGGGCGCTCTTCGACCGCACCAAAGACGGCAGAATTCTGCAGCGAAACTTTGGCGGCCACAAGTATCCGCGCCTGGCCCATGTCGGCGACCGTACGGGCCTTGAAATGATCCGCACGCTCCAGGACCACGGCATTCACCAGGGAATCGACTTCCACATGGAGTGCACGGTCACCAGCTTGCTCGTCTCCAATGGTGCGGTTTGCGGAGCGTTCGGTTACTTTCGCGAGCATGGACAGTTCGCAGTGTTTCGGGCCAAGGCGATCGTGCTCGCGACCGGCGGCATCGGCAAGGCCTTTGCCATCACCTCCAACTCGTGGGAATACACGGCGGACGGGCATGCCCTCGCCTACCATGCCGGCGCCGAGCTGATGGATATGGAGTTCGTCCAATTCCATCCGACGGGCATGGTGTGGCCACCCTCGGTGCGCGGCATCCTGGTTACGGAGGGCGTGCGCGGGGAAGGCGGCGTCCTGCGCAACAAGGACGGCAAGCGGTTCATGTTCGACGACATTCCCGAGAACTATCGCAACCAGACCGCCAAAGACGAGGACGAGGGCTGGCGGTATGTCACCGGCGACAAGAACGCCAATCGCCCACCGGAGCTTCTCACCCGCGACCATGTCGCTCGCTGTATCAATCGGGAGGTCAAAGAAGGTCGTGGCTCGCCCCATGGCGGCGTGTTCCTCGACATTTCATGGATCAAGGCCAAGGTCCCCAACGGCGAGGAGCACATCAAGCGGAAGCTGCCGGGGATGTACCACCAGTTCAAGGAGCTGGCTGGCGTCGATATCACGAAGGAACCGATGGAGGTCGGACCGACCTGCCATTACATCATGGGTGGCGTTCGCGTCGATCCCTTCACCCAGATGTCGACCGTGCCCGGTCTCTTTGCTGCCGGCGAATGCGCGGCGGGCCTCCATGGCGCGAATCGTCTGGGGGGCAACTCGCTTTCCGACCTCCTGGTGTTCGGCAAGCGAGCGGGCGAGCATGCCGCGGCTTTCGCCAAGTCAGACTCGACGCCGGTCGACGAATCGGAGATTCAGCATCAAATCGCCTCGGCAGCCGGCGAGGCCGAGTCGCCCTTCGGCCGTCCCGCCTCGGACGACAACGCGTTCAAGGTTCAGCGGGACCTGCAACAAGTGATGCAGCAACACGTGGGCATCGTCCGGTCGGAAGACGATATGGCCGCCGCGCTGCCGCACTTGGAGACCCTTCGATCGCGAGCGGATGCAGTGCCCGTTGAGGGCAACCGCGACTTCAATCCGGGCTGGCATACCGCACTCGACCTCGGCAATCTCCTCACGATCTCAGAGGCGATTACCCGCTCCGCCCTGTCGCGCAAGGAAAGCCGTGGCGGTCACTTTCGCGAAGACCATCCGGGCAAGAGCGAGGCGGAAGGCAAGGAAAACACCATCGTGGTTCGCGGGTCGAACGGGGAGATGGTCGTGCGCAAGGTCCCCTGCGTCGAGCAGACCGACGAGCAGAAGGCGGTCATCCAGGAAATGGGCTAG
- the menG_2 gene encoding 2-phytyl-1,4-naphtoquinone methyltransferase, with the protein MTEQTYTLGTHDEEIDRLGLQHRVWRACAAECWSHVGIDRGWKVMDIGAGPGFVTTDLAELVDRGGKVAAFERSARFVDVGRARCAALGLANVDYHRIDLVEDKFPVRDYDAAWCRWVMSFVSDPKLVIEKVHAALRPGGRFALHEYLDYCSWKLYPHGESVDRFVDVTIETWRANGGEPNIAQTLPNLLVEAGFRILRAHPIVFTMRPGTYVWNWPAAFIANQGHRTVESGHMTPADLERVNAEMRAAERDPNAYMISPIVLELIAERD; encoded by the coding sequence ATGACCGAACAAACCTACACGCTTGGCACCCACGACGAGGAGATCGACCGGCTGGGCTTGCAGCACCGCGTGTGGAGAGCCTGCGCGGCCGAGTGCTGGAGCCACGTCGGCATCGACAGGGGCTGGAAGGTCATGGATATCGGCGCCGGCCCCGGATTTGTCACGACCGACCTCGCCGAGCTGGTCGACCGAGGCGGTAAGGTCGCCGCGTTCGAGCGATCCGCCCGGTTCGTCGACGTCGGCCGAGCCCGTTGCGCCGCCCTCGGCCTCGCTAACGTGGACTATCACCGCATCGACCTGGTCGAGGATAAGTTCCCGGTCCGCGATTACGATGCCGCCTGGTGCCGCTGGGTCATGTCCTTCGTCTCCGACCCCAAACTCGTGATCGAGAAGGTCCATGCGGCGCTGCGCCCGGGCGGCCGATTCGCCCTCCACGAGTATCTCGACTACTGCTCGTGGAAGCTCTACCCGCACGGGGAGTCGGTCGACCGCTTCGTCGACGTGACGATCGAGACCTGGCGCGCAAACGGCGGCGAGCCGAACATCGCCCAGACCCTGCCGAACCTTCTCGTCGAGGCCGGATTCCGTATCCTGCGAGCTCATCCCATCGTGTTCACCATGCGCCCGGGAACCTACGTTTGGAACTGGCCGGCCGCCTTCATCGCCAACCAAGGCCACCGCACGGTCGAATCAGGGCACATGACGCCCGCGGATCTGGAGCGCGTGAACGCCGAAATGCGCGCAGCCGAACGCGATCCAAACGCCTACATGATCTCCCCGATCGTCCTCGAGCTCATCGCCGAGCGCGATTAG